From the genome of Kluyveromyces lactis strain NRRL Y-1140 chromosome F complete sequence:
TTATAGTAGATATGAGTTCCATTAATCATCAGTTTAAGGAAATAAAAgggaaaaagaaagtagTTTCCCCTCAATTACATAGTATGTAATTGAAGGGAGGGCGGAGCATATGTACTTTAACCTTCCTATTAATTAGTATATGAAATACCAGCGGGGAGAAGGAACGGGGTTTTTATGTGCTCTGGTTTTTCCCGATGAACTATTCTGCGTCTTATCATTTCTCCTACAATCGGCGTTAGAAAAATCAGGTCGCGTGGAAGAAATCCCGATAAGAAGGATTAAAGTTGAACAAGCCGCATTATGAAGAAGGGGCAAGATGAATAAttaataacaataaaaacaaattaTCACTAAAAGCTTTTTCGCCAGCTTGTTAGATATCCGTCAATGCAATGTGATGGTGTTGATGTTAGGGCTATTAACACGTACGACATTAATACACTATTAGTTAAAGCGTAGATCATGACTTCGGAGTTTCATTACCACCTGTTGGAGCCCCCGTTCTTCGAGGACGATGACCTGGTCTTTGGGCGTGGCGGAGACCCATGGgatatcattgatataTCGCTATCGTCAAAGTTCAGTAACCTTGAGTGTCTATTGCTGCGCAAATGACGTGTTGTTGTGTTTGACGGAATCTTGTACCCGCCTACGTTGGATCCCGTTTCCTGCGTCGAGGAGGAATTGCTGGATTCAGAGACGTTTCTGCTGTTTCTCTGATGGCTGTTGACGGGAACTCTGGTACGTGCACGATGACTTTGACCGTTGTCGCCATGATGTTCTTGCTCCTGTTCCTCTTCGTCTTCTTTCGCTTGTATAATGTCTAACGTTTCCAAATGTCTCGAGATATCGTCAATTGTAATGTCTTCTACGGTTCTATTGAACGTCTTGTTCAATTCCTCATCGTAAATATAATCTTCGTCTTCCTCGTTCTCTTCATCGCTGGGCAGTATCTGATCAACAAACGGTACGTTTTCATCCTTTGGTTGTTCTGAAGGCTTTTCTCTGCGCACAGGAGTAGGAGTCTCTGTTCTTGGGATCTCATTCTCATGCTTGACAATCGTCTCATGGTACTTGGATCTGGTCAGTCTGACTTCTGGGTGAGTGACAGTATCCTCTGTATCGAATAACACTTTCTCGAATTCTGGAATCATACTGCGGCCAAGCATGATGACCTCTTCAGCCCAGATCCTTATTACGTCCCGAGCTTTCTTTGTCTTGTATGGCTTCCATCTTGGTTTACAACCTCTGATAATCTCCTTAACAACTTGTTCAGAACCCCACTCGCTGATCCAATTCTGATTTTGGAACCCAATCAAGTGTGAAAAGACACCAGATGCAATGGCACCGTCCGAATAACCACCTTCCATGACTGAAATGATCTTACCGTTAGAATGCATTTGGGCCAGTTTTAAAGCATCCTTCGTAAATAGATTGTAGAAGCTTGTTGGGACATTGACATTGTGCCTTTGCATAGATTGTTGTTCGTATTCACTGGCATCAAATCCAGCACTGATGACGACAAGACCTTTGAACCTAAACCCACCTTGCTTCATTTCAAGTTTTGCGTTCTTGAAAAACTCATCAGCCTTGGCAAAGATAGATCTGTATTTGGTCTGATAAAGTTTGACAAactcttcttcgtctttATACGACTGTAGATGAACATTCCATATATTGATATCATGCGCATCCATGATACACGTTGATGCGTTTcgaatattttctttggtggCATAACCAAGTTCAGTGGGGAAAGAGTTGATATCATGCAAGGAGAAATAACCTACTTTCGGAAACTCAGCGAAGgattttccaaattcaTCGTACTTgttatcatcttcagatGCTCCGTGTTCTGCATCTGTGGAAAATTCGTCTGGTCTAAATCCTGCACGTTTCCAACAAATGTCTTGAGTACCATCACCATGATgtaaatcaaaatcaagaattACAGCATGAGTGACAtcgtatttttcaaaagcGTATTCGATTGCGATATGTGCGTTGTTTAATAGACAGAATCCAGAGGGAGTGGATGCATGAGAATGATGTCCTGGTGGCCTAATGGCGATAAATGCTCTATTTGCTGTCTGCTCAACACTCACACCTTGGAAAATCGAATCCACACCAATTTCTAAAGCTCCGATAGAACCCTCCAACGCTGCTATGGTATGTTTGGAAAGATAAATATCACCGACATTCCAATCAGGGGGTACCTCTACTTCTTCgttatcaatttttttctcagACTCTTTACAGAGCTTCAAAAGTTCTCGCGGCCAATCTTTCCCATGAACTTTCAACACATGAGGTGCTAATAACGAAGTCTTGTGGTGATTTGATGTCTTCACAGAAAACAAAGCCGGATACATCGTAATGGCTGCAGATACCCCAATACAACATGCTAATAATCTCTCTGGTCTTTCTACAATAGTTTTTTTGTATGACTTGGATACCCAATAACGGGGGAACTGATGTGATAAAGAATATGGTGATAAAACTATTACGGCTTTAGATGATTCAGGGATCCTCGAGGCAGAAGATGTCACGGAAGAAACATTAGGGTTGCTAGCCACAAATTTTTCGAACTGAACCTTAAAATTATGTAACGGATCTTGAGACATTGCTTCCAGGTCTGTGGTTGGCTTAGCAATCAGATTAGTTTCAGTCCTCGTAAATAAAGAACTTTTCGAAGTTCTCAAGTAATGCGAAAtaaagaattcaaaaacCTATAACCCTCAATACAACACGCAACTCAATGGCAGACGGACTCTTAAAGTAGTTGGAAGTTTGAATCTGAGAGCAACTAATACTTCTTTACCTAATAAAGATAAACCCAAAGATCACTCACTGCAGATATGCGTGCTAAATATGCAATTATAAATATATCGGCATTCTTCAGGGTTGTGGTGTATTTGTTTGTTGTTTGCTTTGatttttaaaggtttttcGCTGAAAAGTATAGCAGTTGAGGATTCGATCTCAAAATAgtaaacaaagaaaactgaTCCAATGAGAATTGAATGATCCGTCGCAACTGACTAGCGTTAGTGTTCAGTAAGGGGCCAGAAACTTTGTTTACACTAGTGCATTGTATTCAGCCTGATTGAGGCTGTATATGATACAGTACATTCTTTGCTCATTTTATCTTATCTGTTATTTATCGGTGAGTAACTAAAAGGGTacgaaattgaaatctctCGGAGTCCTGTAAGTTTACCACAGACAAAAATATGATCTCGATTGAAATTCG
Proteins encoded in this window:
- the HOS3 gene encoding histone deacetylase (similar to uniprot|Q02959 Saccharomyces cerevisiae YPL116W HOS3 Trichostatin A-insensitive homodimeric histone deacetylase (HDAC)), whose translation is MSQDPLHNFKVQFEKFVASNPNVSSVTSSASRIPESSKAVIVLSPYSLSHQFPRYWVSKSYKKTIVERPERLLACCIGVSAAITMYPALFSVKTSNHHKTSLLAPHVLKVHGKDWPRELLKLCKESEKKIDNEEVEVPPDWNVGDIYLSKHTIAALEGSIGALEIGVDSIFQGVSVEQTANRAFIAIRPPGHHSHASTPSGFCLLNNAHIAIEYAFEKYDVTHAVILDFDLHHGDGTQDICWKRAGFRPDEFSTDAEHGASEDDNKYDEFGKSFAEFPKVGYFSLHDINSFPTELGYATKENIRNASTCIMDAHDINIWNVHLQSYKDEEEFVKLYQTKYRSIFAKADEFFKNAKLEMKQGGFRFKGLVVISAGFDASEYEQQSMQRHNVNVPTSFYNLFTKDALKLAQMHSNGKIISVMEGGYSDGAIASGVFSHLIGFQNQNWISEWGSEQVVKEIIRGCKPRWKPYKTKKARDVIRIWAEEVIMLGRSMIPEFEKVLFDTEDTVTHPEVRLTRSKYHETIVKHENEIPRTETPTPVRREKPSEQPKDENVPFVDQILPSDEENEEDEDYIYDEELNKTFNRTVEDITIDDISRHLETLDIIQAKEDEEEQEQEHHGDNGQSHRARTRVPVNSHQRNSRNVSESSNSSSTQETGSNVGGYKIPSNTTTRHLRSNRHSRLLNFDDSDISMISHGSPPRPKTRSSSSKNGGSNRW